A window of Kribbella sp. NBC_00382 genomic DNA:
CAACCTTGCGTCCGGCCAACGTGACGCCATCGCCGGCCCGCTCGACCGGCAGCAGGTTGGCTCCACCCAGAAACGATGCGGTGAAGGCCGACGGCGGAGCGGCGTACAGGTCGGCGGCAGGTGCGATGTCGACAAGTCGAGCATCGCGCATGACTGCGATCCGGTCGGCGAGCGCGAGCGCCTCCGACTGGTCGTGCGTGACATAGACGATCGCGACATCAGGTACTTCGCGCCGAAGCTTCTGCAACTCACCCAGCATGTCCGCCCGCAACTGAGCATCGAGTGCAGCGAGCGGCTCGTCCAGTAACAAGACCGGCGGCTGGATAGCGAGCGCCCGCGCGATGGCAACCCGCTGCTGCTGCCCACCGGACAGCTCTCGCGGGTACCGTCGAGCGAACTTCGCCATCCCAACCATCTCAAGCATCTCGGCCACCCGCCGCGACACCTCAGCCTTGGGCTTGCGAGCCGCCTTCAACCCGAAGGCGACGTTGTCGGCAACCCGAAGATGCGGGAACAGCGCGTACTGCTGAACCACCACCCCGATCCCCCGTCGAGCAGGCGGTACGTCGGTGACGTCCTGCCCGGCCAGCCAGATCCGCCCCCGACTCGGCCGGACAAACCCCGCGACAGCCTTCAACGCAGTCGACTTGCCCGATCCCGAAGGCCCGAGCAACGCCACCGTCTCACCGGCTGCGACCGTGAGATCGAGCCCTTCCAGCGCGACTGTGTGACCGAACTGCACGGTCACGTCCTCGAGCCGAACGGTCATCCCTGAACTGCCTTGTTGTACGCGGCAACATCCGCGTCGAGCGACGCGAGCACCGCGTTCCAGTCCGGCTGCCAGATCTCGACACCGGTCGTTGCCTTCTGCACCGAAGCGAAGTTCGCGTCCGTCGGCTTCACGTCCGATCGGGCCGGGATCCCGAAGGCGTCACCGGAGACCGTCTGCTGCGCCTCGGGCGAGAGCAGGTACGTCATCAGCTTCTCGCCACCATCCTTGTTCGGCGCACCCGCGCCGAGACCCATGACGTACGGCAGTGCGACGGTACTGCGCTTGCCGTCAGCGGTCGCCGGGAAGAACACCTGGAAGGCCGACTTGTCGTTGGCGATCGAGGTCAGGTTCATCTGGACGTCGCCGTTGGCCACGTAGATCTCGCCCTTGCTCACCTTCGGCTGCAGCTTGCCGGTCGACGCCGACGGACCGACGTTGTTCGCCTCGA
This region includes:
- a CDS encoding ABC transporter ATP-binding protein → MTVRLEDVTVQFGHTVALEGLDLTVAAGETVALLGPSGSGKSTALKAVAGFVRPSRGRIWLAGQDVTDVPPARRGIGVVVQQYALFPHLRVADNVAFGLKAARKPKAEVSRRVAEMLEMVGMAKFARRYPRELSGGQQQRVAIARALAIQPPVLLLDEPLAALDAQLRADMLGELQKLRREVPDVAIVYVTHDQSEALALADRIAVMRDARLVDIAPAADLYAAPPSAFTASFLGGANLLPVERAGDGVTLAGRKVEGLTQGSEAPQLLCIRPHAIKLGTEGWPAQLVAAQWRGASSRLTCTIDGLPGVPVQVDVPADGRLPEVGAKVSIELPVEACTLVAAEGR